The following are encoded in a window of Lynx canadensis isolate LIC74 chromosome B1, mLynCan4.pri.v2, whole genome shotgun sequence genomic DNA:
- the ADGRA2 gene encoding adhesion G protein-coupled receptor A2: MGAAGRRMRGAPARLLLPLLPWLLLLAPETRGAPGCPVPIRSCKCSGERPKGLSGGAPNPARRRVVCGGGDLPEPPEPGLLPNGTVTLLLSNNKITGLRNGSFLGLSLLEKLDLRNNVISTVHPGAFLGLGELKRLDLSNNRIGCLTSETFQGLPRLLRLNISGNIFSSLQPGVFDELPALKVVDLGTEYLTCDCRLRWLLSWARNRSLQLSEHTLCAYPGALHAQALGGLQEAQLRCEGALELHTHHLIPSLRQVVFQGDRLPFQCSASYLGEDTRIRWYHNRAPLEGDEQAGILLAESLIHDCTFITSELTVSHIGVWASGEWECSVSTAQGNASKKVEIVVLETSASYCPAERVANNRGDFRWPRTLAGITAYQSCLQYPFTSVPLSGGAPGTRASRRCDRAGRWEPGDYSHCLYTNDITRVLYTFVLMPINASNALTLAHQLRVYTAEAASFSDMMDVVYVAQMIQKFLGYVDQIKELVEVMVDMASNLMLVDEHLLWLAQREDKACSGIVGALERIGGAALSPHAQHISVNSRNVALEAYLIKPHSYVGLTCTAFQRREAGVLGIRPGSPGQNPSPEPEPLADQQLRFRCTTGRPSISLSSFHIKNSVALASIQLPPSLFSSLPAALAPPVPPDCTLQLLVFRNGRLFRSHGNTSRPGAAGPGKRRGVATPVIFAGTSGCGVGNLTEPVAVSLRHWAEGAEPMAARWSQDGPGGPGAWSPEGCQLRSSQPNVSSLHCQHLGNVAVLMELSAFPREVGGSGAGLHPVVYPCTALLLLCLFSTIITYILNHSSIHVSRKGWHMLLNLCFHMAMTSAVFAGGITLTNYPTVCQAVGVTLHYSSLSTLLWMGVKARVLHKELTWRAPPPQEGDSAPPAPRPMLRFYLIAGGIPLIICGITAAVNIHNYRDHSPYCWLVWRPSLGAFYIPVALILLITWIYFLCAGLRLRGPLAQSPKGGTSRVSLEPGEELRASTRLRSSGPFLNDSGSLLATGSAGVVTPGPPEDGDGLYSPGVQLGALVTTHFLYLAMWACGALAVSQRWLPRVVCSCLYGVAASALGLFVFTHHCARRRDVRASWRACCPHASAPGASPRAVPAASEDGSPVFGEGPPSLKSSPSGSSGHAPPLGPCKLTNLQLAQSQVCEAGVVARGEGEPEPTGSRGSLAPRHANNLHHGRRVHKSRVKGHRAGEAGAKNRLKALRGGAAAGAPELLSSESGSLHNSPSDSYPGSSRNSPGLQLEGEPMLTPSEGSDTSAAPPLEAGRPGQRRSASRDNLKGGGGGALERESKRRSYPLNAASLNGAPKGAKYDDITMTGTEAAGGACMKTGLWKSETTV, from the exons gCTCTTGAGCAACAACAAGATTACTGGGCTGCGGAATGGATCCTTCCTGGGACTGTCCCTGCTGGAGAAGCT GGACCTGAGGAACAATGTCATCAGCACAGTGCATCCCGGGGCCTTCCTGGGCCTGGGAGAGCTGAAGCGCTT AGATCTATCCAACAACCGGATTGGCTGTCTCACCTCTGAGACCTTCCAGGGCCTCCCCAGGCTTCTCCGACT AAACATATCTGGAAACATCTTCTCCAGTCTGCAACCTGGGGTCTTTGATGAGCTGCCAGCCCTTAAGGTTGT GGATCTCGGCACTGAGTACCTGACCTGCGACTGCCGCCTGCGCTGGCTGCTGTCCTGGGCCCGGAATCGCTCCCTGCAGCTGTCGGAGCACACGCTCTGTGCCTACCCCGGTGCCCTCCACGCCCAGGCCCTGGGCGGCCTCCAGGAGGCCCAGCTGCGCTGCG AAGGGGCCCTGGAGCTGCACACGCACCACCTCATCCCGTCCCTGCGCCAAGTGGTCTTCCAGGGTGACCGACTGCCCTTCCAGTGCTCTGCCAGCTACCTGGGCGAAGACACCCGCATCCGCTGGTACCACAACCGGGCCCCCCTGGAGGGTGACGAGCAGGCGGGCATCCTCCTGGCCGAGAGCCTCATCCATGACTGCACCTTCATCACCAG CGAGCTGACCGTGTCTCACATCGGTGTGTGGGCGTCAGGGGAGTGGGAGTGCTCGGTGTCCACGGCCCAGGGCAACGCCAGCAAGAAGGTGGAGATCGTGGTGCTGGAGACCTCGGCCTCCTACTGCCCGGCTGAGCGAGTGGCCAACAACCGCGGGGACTTCAG GTGGCCTCGAACCCTGGCAGGCATCACAGCCTACCAGTCCTGCCTACAGTACCCCTTCACCTCAGTGCCCCTGAGCGGGGGTGCCCCGGGCACCCGAGCCTCCCGCCGGTGTGACCGAGCTGGCCGCTGGGAGCCCGGGGACTACTCCCACTGTCTGTACACCAACGACATCACCCGCGTGCTCTACACCTTTGTGCTG ATGCCCATCAATGCCTCCAACGCGCTGACCCTGGCCCACCAGCTGCGGGTGTACACGGCTGAGGCGGCCAGCTTCTCGGACATGATGGATGTTGTCTATGTGGCTCAGATGATCCAAAAATTTTTGGGTTATGTCGACCAGATCAAAGAG ctggtggaggtgatggtggacATGGCCAGCAACCTGATGCTGGTAGACGAGCACCTGCTGTGGCTGGCCCAGCGTGAAGACAAGGCCTGCAGCGGCATCGTGGGTGCCCTGGAGCGCATCGGGGGGGCTGCCCTCAGCCCCCATGCCCAGCACATCTCTGTG AACTCAAGAAACGTGGCATTGGAGGCCTACCTCATCAAGCCACACAGCTACGTGGGGCTGACCTGCACAGCCTTCCAGAGAAGGGAGGCGGGAGTGCTGGGCATACGGCCCGGAAGCCCCGGCCAGAACCCCTCCCCGGAGCCAGAGCCCCTGGCCGATCAGCAGCTCCGCTTCCGCTGTACCACGGGGAGGCCCAGCATTTCTCTGTCGTCCTTCCACATCAAG AACAGCGTGGCCCTGGCCTCCATCCAGCTGCCGCCCAGTCTGTTCTCGTCCCTTCCGGCTGCCCTGGCTCCCCCTGTCCCCCCAGACTGCACCCTGCAACTGCTTGTCTTCCGAAACGGCCGCCTCTTCCGCAGCCACGGCAACACCTCACGTCCCGGAGCCGCCGGGCCTGGCAAGAGGCGTGGCGTGGCCACCCCTGTCATCTTTGCAGGAACCA GTGGCTGTGGTGTGGGGAACCTGACCGAGCCAGTGGCCGTCTCGCTACGGCATTGGGCTGAAGGGGCCGAACCCATGGCAGCTCGATGGAGCCAGGACGGGCCGGGCGGCCCCGGGGCTTGGAGCCCCGAGGGCTGCCAGCTCCGCTCCAGCCAGCCCAACGTCAGCTCCCTGCACTGCCAGCACTTGGGCAATGTGGCCGTGCTCATG GAGCTGAGTGCCTTCCCCAGGGAGGTAGGGGGCTCAGGGGCAGGGCTGCACCCTGTCGTGTATCCCTGCACCGCCCTGCTGctgctctgcctcttctccaccaTCATCACCTACATCCTCAACCACAG CTCCATCCACGTGTCCCGGAAGGGCTGGCACATGCTGCTGAACTTGTGCTTCCACATGGCCATGACCTCCGCCGTCTttgcaggaggcatcacactcacCAACTACCCGACGGTCTGCCAGGCA GTGGGTGTCACTCTGCACTACTCTTCACTGTCCACACTGCTCTGGATGGGTGTGAAGGCCCGCGTCCTCCACAAGGAGCTTACCTGGAGAGCACCCCCTCCACAAGAAGGGGACTCTGCCCCGCCCGCTCCCCGTCCCATGCTCCG GTTCTATCTGATCGCTGGAGGGATCCCACTCATTATCTGTGGCATCACAGCTGCTGTCAACATCCACAACTACCGGGACCACAGCCCCTA CTGCTGGCTGGTGTGGCGTCCAAGCCTAGGAGCCTTCTACATCCCGGTGGCTTTGATTCTGCTGATCACCTGGATCTATTTCCTGTGTGCAGGGCTGCGCTTAAGGGGTCctctggcacagagcccaaaggggggCACCAGCAGGGTCTCCCTGGAGCCAGGGGAGGAGCTCAGGGCTTCCACCAGGCTCAGGAGCAGCGGCCCCTTCCTGAATGACTCAGGTTCCCTTCTGGCTACTGGGAGCGCGGGGGTGGTGACACCCGGGCCCCCGGAGGATGGTGACGGCCTCTATTCTCCGGGAGTCCAACTGGGGGCGCTGGTGACCACGCATTTCCTGTACCTGGCCATGTGGGCCTGTGGGGCTCTGGCCGTGTCCCAGCGCTGGCTGCCCCGGGTGGTGTGCAGCTGCCTGTACGGGGTGGCAGCCTCCGCCCTGGGACTCTTCGTCTTCACCCACCACTGTGCCAGGCGCAGGGACGTCAGGGCCTCCTGGCGTGCCTGCTGCCCCCACGCCTCCGCCCCCGGCGCCTCACCCCGGGCCGTGCCCGCCGCCTCAGAGGACGGTTCCCCCGTGTTCGGAGAGGGGCCTCCCTCCCTCAAGTCCTCCCCGAGCGGCAGCAGCGGCCACGCGCCGCCCCTGGGCCCCTGCAAGCTCACCAACCTGCAGCTGGCCCAGAGTCAGGTGTGTGAGGCCGGGGTGGTGGCCCGCGGGGAAGGGGAGCCAGAGCCCACGGGCTCCCGGGGGAGCCTCGCGCCCCGCCACGCCAACAACTTGCACCACGGGCGCCGAGTGCACAAGAGTCGGGTCAAGGGGCACCGCGCGGGGGAGGCCGGCGCCAAGAACCGGCTCAAGGCGCTGCGCGGGGGCGCGGCGGCCGGGGCGCCGGAGCTGCTGTCCAGCGAGAGCGGCAGCCTGCACAACAGCCCGTCCGACAGCTACCCGGGCAGCAGCCGCAACAGCCCGGGCCTCCAGCTCGAGGGCGAGCCCATGCTCACGCCGTCGGAGGGCAGCGACACGAGTGCGGCGCCGCCCCTCGAGGCCGGCCGGCCAGGCCAGCGCCGCAGCGCCAGTCGCGACAACCTCaagggcggcgggggcggcgcgctggagagggagagcaagcgcCGCTCGTACCCGCTCAACGCGGCCAGTCTGAACGGCGCGCCCAAGGGGGCCAAGTACGACGACATCACCATGACGGGCACGGAGGCGGCCGGAGGCGCCTGCATGAAGACGGGGCTCTGGAAGAGCGAAACCACCGTCTAG